From the Salinimicrobium tongyeongense genome, one window contains:
- the folP gene encoding dihydropteroate synthase, with the protein MYINCKGRLIDLSVPKVMGILNITPDSFYDGGRRTSLEQHLAQAEKMISEGADFIDIGSYSSRPGAEDISEEEELQRILPAVEALVKKFPDVLISIDSFRSEVAKQSIEAGAAIINDISAGNLDDKMMDTAAQLQVPYIMMHMRGNPKNMKDLNQYEDLTQEVLTYFSEKIDRARALGINDLIIDPGFGFSKNIDQNFELLSRLDLFSNLNLPILSGLSRKSLIYKTFNTTPEEALNGTTVLNTVSLMKGAHILRVHDVKEAVECVKLMERLKN; encoded by the coding sequence ATGTATATCAATTGTAAAGGCCGGCTTATAGATCTCTCTGTTCCAAAAGTAATGGGAATTCTGAACATTACCCCCGATTCGTTCTACGATGGAGGACGCCGCACGAGCCTGGAACAACACCTGGCCCAGGCTGAAAAAATGATCTCTGAAGGAGCCGATTTCATAGATATAGGCTCATACAGCAGCAGGCCCGGTGCAGAAGATATTTCGGAAGAAGAAGAACTGCAGCGCATACTTCCGGCTGTAGAAGCTTTGGTAAAAAAATTTCCGGATGTCCTCATTTCCATAGACAGCTTCCGAAGTGAAGTGGCAAAACAAAGTATAGAAGCAGGAGCGGCTATCATAAATGATATTTCCGCAGGAAACCTTGACGATAAAATGATGGACACAGCGGCTCAACTGCAGGTACCTTATATCATGATGCACATGAGGGGCAACCCCAAAAACATGAAGGACCTCAACCAGTATGAAGATCTCACCCAGGAGGTGCTGACCTATTTTTCTGAAAAAATTGACAGGGCAAGAGCATTGGGCATCAATGACCTTATCATAGACCCGGGGTTTGGGTTCTCAAAAAATATTGACCAGAATTTCGAACTACTGTCTCGCCTGGATTTATTTAGCAACCTGAATTTACCAATATTATCTGGCCTTTCAAGGAAGTCACTCATCTACAAAACCTTTAACACCACACCCGAAGAGGCACTTAACGGCACGACGGTTCTCAACACGGTGTCTTTAATGAAAGGAGCACATATTCTTCGGGTTCACGACGTAAAAGAGGCAGTGGAATGTGTGAAATTAATGGAGCGGCTGAAAAACTAG
- a CDS encoding DUF1599 domain-containing protein, whose product MKDTSAQYDAVIDQCRSLFLKKMKDYGCAWRILRLPSLTDQIFIKAQRIRGLEENEVRKVDEGEVPEFIGIINYSVMALIQLEKGVAQQPDLSNEEVEELYVRTTARTKQLMENKNHDYGEAWRDMRVSSFTDLILQKVLRIKQIEDNKGKTLVSEGIEANYEDMINYAVFALIQIQEKSELSQT is encoded by the coding sequence ATGAAGGATACTTCTGCCCAATATGATGCTGTGATTGACCAATGCCGCAGCCTCTTCCTCAAAAAAATGAAAGATTACGGCTGTGCATGGCGCATTTTAAGGCTTCCTTCACTTACAGATCAGATTTTTATAAAGGCACAGCGCATACGCGGTCTTGAAGAAAATGAGGTGAGAAAGGTAGATGAAGGCGAAGTGCCCGAGTTTATTGGAATCATCAACTACTCTGTAATGGCTTTAATTCAGCTTGAAAAAGGAGTGGCCCAGCAGCCCGATCTTTCCAATGAAGAGGTAGAAGAGCTTTACGTGCGCACTACCGCGCGTACCAAGCAGCTTATGGAAAATAAAAATCACGATTATGGAGAGGCCTGGCGCGATATGAGGGTGAGCTCTTTCACAGATCTCATCCTTCAAAAAGTGCTTCGCATCAAACAAATTGAAGATAATAAAGGCAAGACCCTGGTGAGTGAAGGTATAGAGGCAAATTATGAAGACATGATCAATTATGCCGTTTTTGCCCTTATCCAGATCCAGGAAAAAAGCGAATTGAGCCAAACTTAA